One Salvia splendens isolate huo1 chromosome 1, SspV2, whole genome shotgun sequence genomic window, cgatcaaggtgagctttcctatactaaaaatataaatcgtattttatgaaaacacgaacacatgttcgtgattcttaaagatgttgtcttgccataaatgtttttttatgatgcctatctgtttggctaaggccaaaggaattatgaatgatgatataagtcgaattcgggtcccagtgagggtggtgtccccgctcggactagtgtacacaagctacctctgacatgttgggcagagcaggtgaccgaggaaggtgtccaccttcccggcacaagaatacctctgacatgatgggcagagaaggtgaccgtgcgagaacaccatctcgacggcacaatgtgatcagatatggctaagtaccggaaaaaggggttgcaacccaatgtgatatttttagtaagctcgggtcttttcaacaacacccccgagtgttactgtgatgatggcttgacaatattttcaaatgtatatgtgtaattttcggcaatgtgttcactgagtactttttgtactcagccctgcatatatttctaaatgtgcaggttgagcagcgaagtggtggggGAAGTTCTAATGAGACAcaacatttaattcagtcagattgtgactctcggaggttcatgtcttcatacatggaaccgcgttcatttgcttccgttgtgcatcttaaaagactcaggtctattttgttcaaaactctgattttatttcgagctatttccatttgtttcgagctatggtcaatttgtgttttcccctttcttccccgcttctttaatcctcccctagtcgcgatcaaccgtgttttctatccttagaaaatgctaAATAATTACTCGAgtcttcatgatcgagtatctttcttctatgtatcagcacttaattagtcatgtctcgcaaccaatgtttgattttattttcccttatttctttcccgcttcttataCTCCcgcccctagtcgcgatcaaccgtgttttctatccttagaaaatgcggtcgtgacatggaTGTTCTCCGCCCTTCAATGTTGTCCAACATACCACCACCAGATTCTCTTCTCACACAATGCCTACGGTAATGAAATATGTCAGCAAACATACATCATTCTATAGCCAAAAATGAACACTGAGTTGGAAACCTTTTGCTTAGTACTGTCTCCATTTCAGCATACTGCTGAGATATCGTCGAGCTGCCCAGAGCTGCAGTATATTGACAAAATGCCAGGTATCATTAGGTAACAATCTCTAAGGGTTCATAAGATTCAAAAGCTGAATTGTATTTTCTAGATTTTACATGCACTTCTGGAGAGACGGCGCCTCCTGTTGGCAGCGCGAGGCTTAGTATCATCATTCATTTCCAAACCCTCTGTTACCTCCACTGCTTCCTTCACACCAATAGAGAGACATTCAATAGCTATTAACCTTAAATAGGAATTATAGATATTTGAACAATCAATTTACAGCCCTGCCTGCAATAATACCTGAACAACTTGTTTTTTTACAATCACTTCCTCTTTCCCCTAGAAAAGTCACCACCAACGTTAGTAAGCTAGACAAAGGTAAACATGAACTCTCAATTGATATGATCGCCTTTCTAAGTCTATTCCGTGACATTCACTTGGAAAAAATGCGATGATTAGATTTGTTCCTCGTGTTGACAAACACACAACAATCAGAACTGAACCCCATCAACAGCTAATGGTTCAGTAGTCTAGATTTAAGCAAATTGAGTTGAACATAGACTACAAATAAGCGTACCTTGAGTTGCAATATCTTTGTTTTGAGAAGTGTGTCTTTGCAGGCTACTTCGTGTTGTAATGCTTTCAACTGTGAATTGAAGGATCAGCAATACAAGAGACATGGATATGCTATACCATTAAAGATCAAATCTTCATATTTAAATAAGCATCTCCATAAAAGCTTACCCTTTGTTTGCCCAAATTAACTTCCTGCACAAGGTAAAATTAACCGAGCTGTAAATATGCTGCATCATCCAGTAGAATTTGGATAAAAGAATTTGGGAGGGAAAAACTAACCGCTAGCATATGACTATTTGTTTGAGCAAGAATCCAGTTTTGCAGCTGCATTTTCTGAAGACATGTTTTCAAATTTTGGACCTCACTTCCACTCAATTCTATAACTTTGCTGTTTGAAAATTCGCAATTTATAACTATAATCCTTATAAACACATAAAATCAAAGCATGTTCTTCGTTAGGAAATATACCTACTTCTTTTCTTGAATGAGCTTCATCAAGGCCATCTTTTTCTGTAACAGAGATAATAAAGTGCATAACCACAAGTCAGTAAGAAAAGGTGGATGAATTATGATTAAACAACAGAAAACCAATTAAGAAACAGAAAACATATACCTTAACAAGATAGTCAATGTGTTCCTTAGTGGAAGCATTATCAGATTCAAAATGTTTTTCAGGAAATGCTGGCGATTTAGGCTGAGGCAAAGAATTAGTAATATCAGAGAGCCTTCTTCTCACCATGCTTCCGAATGAAGATCTTTTTGCCATTTTATCCCCTTTCATCTAATTGAGATCAAATTATACACCGATTTTCAATAAACACAGAGGGCTTTTTCAAGAAAAGAAGTTGAAACTGAAGCTCAAGAACTTAGTTCAGACAGCTACATCAAGTCAAGGGGAAGTCCCAGATCAGTTGGACAAACTAGAATTTAAGTAGAAACAAAAGGTTTTCAAGAAATGAGTGGAAACGTAAAACAGAAAATTGGTTATGAATCGATACCAATCGGggttttggttaaattttccgAATTGAGACAAGAAATCCGCCAACTCTCAGGATGAAATAGTAAACTAGACACGAACTGAATTCGTGGGCCACGAAAAAGAATGAAAATGTTCAGAAaggaaaaggaagaaaaaagaagaaaaaagtaaaagattaAACTGAAAAAGAATATGTTCAAATTTCTTTAGGTTCCAACGGATTTCCGAACCTTGGCTTCGCCCAATCTTTTCGGGGAATAACGGTGTCTGAACCTAATTTTCAATAGGCTCGAGATGTGTGTTTGGCACAAACTCATTGggcagattttattttttatcaaccTTTTTCATCGCAATTAATTTTTTCTCAGAAATACTATATTACAATGAGTGTAACAGCCCTTTGCTGTGCATTCCACCAAAattactattaaaaaaatataatttaaaattaaaatagaaatttagTTATGAAATCCAATTTTTTCCCGAGCTCCTCAGACCTCAAACATCCTGTTACAGCAGGCGCCCTCAACCTCGGATAATGATGAATGATCTGTAAAATGGTCAACTTGTACGTTTGAAACAACATCACTTCCCCAACAAATTTCATACTCGGGTCCATTGACAATCATCGGATAACAAGTTGATTTATCCAGTCCGTAACGACTCGTTGTTTTTACGGCTTTGATGTCAAACCGAACTGCAAAAATACGCCAAACCTCGTCGGTTGCCAGATCCGTAATTTACAGCTGATCTTATCTTTTGAAATTGGCCAAAGCTTTCTCTACTTTCAGTTATATATATTCTTCCAGGTTCGTGTGGTATGAGTATGACCAGGTAGATAAATGAGGAGTACTTATTTGTTACTATGTATTGTTTGGTAACATTATCGAGGGTAcaagcagtggcggatccagggggcaggtgggggcggtcgcccctacCCGACCGTCCGGAGAGCCTAAATTTTCCATTGAATCAAGCCGAAAATAGCATATCTGCACCCTCCGTAGAGtgtagaaatatttttgttttcaataaatgtcatataaaatgtagtagtcCAATGGTTTGGTTGTTGGATTTTTAATTAAGATGTCTAGGGTTCAATTCTcaacaaaaacatattttttttcattttttattttatccattcatatttcttcttattatcaaaataatatctttaaatactttatgtaatctaaacttttactaagttgcatatattatgttatatttattctttagttaaaattatttttaatcttgtgtttaagtcttttttatcctatagtacttataatttgatccatgcatcttaattattctctatgtaacaaaataaacattttaaatatttttgaaatataaatatttagtgctctacttatatcacttttgtatataatatttacagtgatttaaaatgt contains:
- the LOC121804673 gene encoding SHUGOSHIN 1-like, with amino-acid sequence MKGDKMAKRSSFGSMVRRRLSDITNSLPQPKSPAFPEKHFESDNASTKEHIDYLVKKKMALMKLIQEKNKVIELSGSEVQNLKTCLQKMQLQNWILAQTNSHMLAEVNLGKQRLKALQHEVACKDTLLKTKILQLKGKEEVIVKKQVVQEAVEVTEGLEMNDDTKPRAANRRRRLSRSASLGSSTISQQYAEMETVLSKRHCVRRESGGGMLDNIEGRRTSMSRPHFLRIENTVDRD